One Moorena sp. SIOASIH DNA segment encodes these proteins:
- a CDS encoding HAMP domain-containing sensor histidine kinase, with product MFQGLRWRLLLYYLMVMAAILSVFGAGVYVFLTQSLYQQLDKKLRTLAQSAAPSFTEVEVKGNQYIEQVDEVPWRDIFNRDQQSLEWFDANGKLLARRGAIVLSFPPKLGSWTLQLPETSEPIRTFTISVFKDTSKPSQPSLEGYIRASQSTEDVEIVQSQLFWGLGMGGMIALGFVGIGGLWLTQKALEPIEQSFKQLKQFTADASHELRSPLTAIKASVDVMRNHPERIHPKDAKKLVAIASATDQMSHLAEDLLFLARTDAALSIPTRKSVPISLNTVLQNVVELLESFAQDKQITLEYHGQTTVSVIGDEGQLTRLFSNLLENALQYTPPKGKVIITVAKQNRCALVMIEDTGIGIAPEHQPFVFDRFWRADKARSRRERGTGLGLAIAQAITHNHGGKITLTSQVGVGSCFQIRLPLV from the coding sequence ATGTTTCAAGGTCTGCGCTGGCGTCTTCTGTTATATTACCTGATGGTAATGGCGGCAATTTTGAGTGTATTTGGTGCGGGTGTGTATGTGTTTTTAACACAGAGTCTGTACCAGCAACTTGACAAAAAACTACGGACTTTAGCCCAATCCGCCGCCCCCTCATTTACTGAAGTAGAAGTGAAAGGGAATCAATACATTGAACAAGTTGATGAAGTCCCCTGGCGAGATATCTTTAACCGAGACCAACAAAGCCTAGAATGGTTTGATGCTAACGGTAAACTATTGGCAAGGCGAGGTGCGATTGTGTTGAGTTTCCCGCCAAAACTGGGTTCGTGGACTCTACAACTCCCCGAGACATCAGAGCCAATTAGGACCTTTACAATTTCTGTCTTTAAAGACACCTCGAAACCAAGCCAGCCATCCCTAGAGGGCTATATTCGAGCCAGTCAATCCACAGAGGATGTAGAAATCGTCCAAAGCCAACTATTTTGGGGATTAGGAATGGGCGGAATGATCGCTCTAGGGTTTGTTGGTATCGGTGGACTTTGGCTGACCCAGAAAGCTCTTGAGCCGATTGAGCAAAGTTTTAAGCAGCTTAAACAGTTTACTGCTGATGCCTCCCATGAATTGCGCAGTCCTCTAACAGCAATTAAAGCCTCTGTGGATGTGATGCGAAATCATCCTGAGCGAATTCATCCCAAGGATGCTAAGAAGTTAGTGGCTATTGCTAGCGCTACAGATCAGATGAGCCACTTAGCAGAAGACTTACTATTTTTAGCTCGCACTGATGCAGCCTTGTCAATTCCGACCCGAAAGTCAGTCCCAATTTCCCTCAATACAGTTTTGCAGAATGTGGTGGAATTGTTAGAATCATTTGCTCAAGATAAGCAGATTACCTTGGAATATCACGGCCAGACAACAGTTTCTGTAATTGGGGATGAAGGACAACTGACCCGTTTATTTTCCAACTTGCTAGAGAATGCCCTGCAATACACACCCCCTAAAGGAAAAGTGATTATTACTGTTGCTAAACAGAATCGCTGTGCCCTGGTCATGATTGAGGACACTGGCATTGGTATTGCCCCTGAACATCAGCCGTTTGTGTTTGATCGCTTCTGGCGTGCGGATAAAGCTCGTTCTCGCCGAGAGAGGGGTACGGGGTTGGGACTTGCGATCGCTCAAGCAATCACTCACAATCATGGGGGAAAAATCACCCTTACGTCTCAGGTTGGGGTTGGTAGCTGCTTTCAGATACGTTTACCGCTGGTTTAG
- a CDS encoding fasciclin domain-containing protein has protein sequence MKTRIKLLTGILGLSALISFPAIAQEKTENSVKDAVNDATESMVESAPDSLSKPLQEGEKVEMPATTDTESTASNLVEQAASNDQFQTLVKAIEAAGLTETLAGEGPYTVFAPTNDAFAALPANTLDSLLQPENKDVLVKLLKYHVVSGVVPSSEIQSGEIITMAGKAVTVHVGEDGNVNVNNAQVTQADIEATNGIIHVVDHVILPSRSHAQSEPAPTEVRQNSDLKNSAGATRGEFNSPTESAPAE, from the coding sequence ATGAAAACTCGCATTAAGTTGCTAACAGGTATTCTGGGATTAAGTGCTCTGATCAGTTTCCCGGCAATAGCGCAAGAAAAAACAGAAAACTCAGTTAAAGATGCTGTCAATGATGCAACTGAGTCTATGGTAGAAAGCGCCCCCGATTCCTTGAGCAAACCCCTTCAAGAGGGTGAAAAGGTAGAAATGCCAGCTACCACTGACACTGAATCTACAGCCAGTAACCTTGTAGAGCAAGCTGCGAGCAATGATCAATTCCAAACCCTTGTCAAAGCAATTGAGGCAGCGGGCTTAACGGAAACCTTGGCAGGTGAAGGACCCTACACGGTTTTTGCTCCCACCAATGACGCTTTTGCTGCACTGCCAGCAAATACCTTAGACAGTCTACTACAACCAGAAAACAAAGACGTCCTGGTAAAGCTACTCAAGTATCATGTTGTAAGTGGTGTAGTTCCTAGCAGTGAAATCCAGTCGGGAGAAATTATTACTATGGCTGGAAAAGCGGTGACAGTACACGTGGGTGAAGACGGTAATGTTAATGTCAACAATGCCCAGGTAACTCAAGCAGATATTGAAGCCACTAACGGCATTATTCATGTTGTTGACCATGTAATTTTGCCCTCAAGATCTCATGCTCAATCGGAACCAGCACCAACAGAAGTCAGGCAAAATTCAGATTTAAAAAATTCAGCAGGTGCGACCCGTGGCGAATTTAATTCGCCAACGGAAAGCGCACCTGCTGAATAA
- a CDS encoding BON domain-containing protein — MPILLGGVILFGAAACDDAKTSDEASYSIDQKDEELVTLRSEGNQGDAMLQGTQEEMESKIVTTQEQNQALGNLENDEDDQLASLVLNNLETNLPNSQLEVEAAEGIVTISGKVSSDDQLSQIAPLAIQVEGVQSVDVQATVQ; from the coding sequence ATGCCAATTTTACTAGGTGGAGTGATTCTGTTTGGTGCTGCTGCTTGCGATGATGCTAAGACAAGTGATGAAGCCTCCTACTCTATAGATCAAAAAGATGAAGAACTAGTAACCTTACGCTCTGAGGGAAACCAAGGCGATGCCATGCTCCAAGGAACCCAAGAGGAAATGGAGTCGAAGATTGTAACTACTCAAGAGCAAAATCAAGCCTTGGGTAACTTAGAAAACGATGAAGATGACCAACTAGCCAGTTTAGTACTTAATAATTTGGAAACCAATCTCCCCAATAGCCAGTTGGAAGTTGAAGCCGCAGAGGGAATTGTGACTATCTCAGGAAAAGTATCGTCTGATGATCAATTGAGTCAGATTGCACCTTTGGCAATCCAGGTTGAAGGTGTTCAGAGCGTGGATGTTCAAGCTACTGTCCAATAG
- a CDS encoding class II aldolase/adducin family protein, whose translation MIIKSIPVETITAQQIIDTCLRMNSLGINQGTSGNVSVRVRDSIGEAIAITPSGLDYEDLTPDKICKIYFGKDKEPVFAENNRYLPSSEWRFHYDILLNRSDVNAIVHTHSIHATALACMGLPIPSFHYMVARTGGSSIKVADYATFGTQELSNNALKALGNSFACLLKNHGMIACGKDIRHALKVAQELETLAQIYIKILSVNKIYGEPQLLSEEEMQIVIEKFKTYGVQPNIGNG comes from the coding sequence ATGATCATCAAGTCAATCCCTGTTGAAACCATAACCGCCCAGCAGATCATTGATACCTGTCTTCGCATGAACAGTCTTGGTATCAATCAAGGTACTAGTGGTAATGTGAGTGTCAGGGTTAGAGACAGTATCGGTGAGGCAATAGCAATAACCCCCAGTGGACTAGACTACGAAGACCTAACTCCTGATAAAATCTGCAAAATTTACTTCGGCAAAGACAAAGAACCGGTTTTTGCTGAGAATAATCGTTATTTACCCAGCAGTGAATGGCGATTTCACTATGACATACTGTTGAATCGTTCCGATGTCAATGCTATTGTTCATACTCATAGTATCCATGCTACAGCACTGGCTTGTATGGGTCTACCCATACCCAGCTTTCATTATATGGTTGCTAGGACAGGTGGGAGCAGTATAAAGGTAGCTGATTATGCTACCTTTGGCACTCAAGAACTTAGCAACAACGCCCTAAAAGCACTGGGAAATTCATTTGCTTGTTTGTTAAAAAATCATGGTATGATTGCCTGTGGCAAAGATATAAGGCACGCTCTCAAAGTCGCCCAAGAGCTAGAAACCTTGGCTCAAATTTATATCAAAATCCTCAGCGTTAACAAGATTTATGGAGAACCTCAATTATTGAGTGAGGAAGAAATGCAGATAGTTATAGAAAAGTTTAAAACCTATGGAGTTCAGCCCAATATTGGTAATGGGTGA
- a CDS encoding aldehyde dehydrogenase family protein, which produces MVTAPTPKATPKPTVKIGPTQLLINNEWVDSASGKRFETINPATGEVICDVAEADAPDVDKAVVAARTAFTSGDWPKMSATQRGELLYKLADLIEANKEEIARLETLDNGKPYRDSFNADVSLVIACYRYYAGWADKIQGKTIPINGPYFCYTRHEPVGVIGQIIPWNFPLLMQAWKLGPALAAGNTVVMKTAEQTPLSALRIGELIIEAGFPPGVVNLLSGYGPTAGAAISHHMDIDKVAFTGSTEVGHLIMEAAAKSNLKRVTLELGGKSPNIVFADADMDKSIEGAHFALFFNQGQCCCAGSRLFVEEKCYDEFVDKCVKRAQNRTVGDPFDANTEQGPQVDLEQFNKVMSYIESGQQEGAQMLCGGGRVGDRGYFIEPTVFVDVQDQMKIAQEEIFGPVMSIIKFKDIDEVIKRANNTMYGLAAAVWTKDITKAHAIANNVRAGTVWVNCYDVFDAAAPFGGFKQSGIGRELGEYGLQQYTEVKTVTVKL; this is translated from the coding sequence ATGGTCACCGCCCCTACACCAAAGGCAACACCAAAGCCAACGGTCAAAATCGGTCCAACTCAGCTGCTGATCAACAACGAATGGGTAGACAGCGCCTCTGGGAAACGATTCGAGACGATTAACCCTGCTACAGGAGAGGTGATATGTGATGTGGCTGAGGCTGATGCCCCAGACGTTGATAAAGCAGTAGTGGCGGCTAGGACAGCCTTTACCAGTGGAGACTGGCCGAAAATGTCTGCCACCCAGCGGGGGGAGTTACTATACAAGCTAGCTGACTTAATCGAAGCAAACAAGGAAGAAATAGCACGGCTGGAAACCCTAGACAATGGGAAGCCCTATCGTGATTCCTTTAATGCAGATGTGTCTCTAGTCATTGCTTGCTATCGGTACTATGCTGGCTGGGCAGATAAGATTCAAGGCAAAACAATTCCCATCAACGGACCCTACTTCTGCTACACGCGCCATGAACCTGTGGGAGTGATTGGTCAGATTATTCCTTGGAACTTTCCACTGTTGATGCAAGCTTGGAAGTTAGGCCCAGCACTGGCAGCTGGTAACACCGTAGTGATGAAAACGGCGGAACAGACTCCTTTATCAGCGTTGCGGATCGGTGAACTGATTATCGAAGCAGGTTTCCCTCCTGGTGTGGTGAATCTTCTCTCAGGCTATGGACCAACCGCTGGGGCTGCGATCTCACATCATATGGATATCGATAAAGTTGCCTTTACCGGCTCGACTGAGGTAGGGCATCTAATTATGGAAGCTGCTGCTAAGAGTAACCTCAAGCGGGTCACTCTAGAACTTGGTGGTAAGAGTCCTAACATTGTCTTTGCTGATGCTGACATGGATAAAAGCATTGAGGGCGCTCACTTTGCCCTGTTCTTTAACCAAGGACAGTGCTGTTGTGCTGGTTCGCGGCTGTTTGTGGAAGAGAAGTGCTATGACGAGTTTGTAGACAAGTGTGTGAAACGGGCACAAAATCGCACAGTTGGTGACCCGTTTGATGCCAACACAGAACAAGGCCCCCAGGTGGATCTCGAACAGTTCAATAAGGTGATGAGCTATATTGAGTCTGGTCAGCAGGAAGGAGCTCAGATGTTGTGTGGTGGTGGCCGAGTTGGCGATCGCGGTTACTTCATCGAACCGACAGTGTTTGTTGATGTCCAAGATCAGATGAAGATTGCCCAAGAAGAAATCTTTGGACCAGTGATGAGCATTATTAAGTTCAAAGATATCGATGAAGTGATTAAGCGGGCAAATAATACTATGTATGGCTTAGCAGCAGCCGTGTGGACGAAGGATATTACTAAAGCTCATGCGATCGCAAACAATGTCCGTGCTGGTACTGTCTGGGTGAATTGCTACGATGTGTTTGATGCCGC